A region from the Danaus plexippus chromosome 26, MEX_DaPlex, whole genome shotgun sequence genome encodes:
- the LOC116774434 gene encoding synaptotagmin-10-like isoform X1, whose product MGVPRVTSAAPAELELGRARRPHLLIVDDSRQARASEEVWPPEGLELQTNVRSNSVDYAAALMLAAMAAVLLAAVGYQCAATWRWIMGRTRRDSEDSNCDSLSRQAAIRISHSLPDLQTEPLKQEYVQEHKDAGKKVLRQTTLPIVPDRHQTFQRQLSHRLDLPSIQFSICSLERADSSIGLIKPELYKNELVRQSSTDSGELEFCGKLHFALKYDQEVEALVVKIFEARDLPIKDVSGSSDPYIKVFLLPDRKKKFQTKVHRKNLNPVFNETFLFSVAYEELRQRFLQFSVYDFDRFSRHDLIGHVVLKGLLESADLHQEIAYTMNILAPPQEKKDLGELMLSLCYLPTAGRLTVTVIKGRNLKAMDINGSSDPYVKICLNCQGKRIKKKKTTVKKNTLSPVYNEALVFDLPAENVYDVTLLVKVIDYDLIGPNELIGCTAIGSSLIGIGRDHWLEMLDNARKPVAQWYPLNKSPPTNINLPANEQQNTPLSCLNTR is encoded by the exons AGGTTTGGCCGCCTGAGGGTTTGGAACTACAAACGAACGTGAGATCAAACTCAGTGGACTACGCAGCAGCGTTGATGCTAGCAGCAATGGCGGCCGTTCTGTTAGCTGCTGTTGGATACCAATGTGCTGCCACCTGGAGGTGGATTATGGGAAG AACTCGACGTGACTCTGAAGATAGCAATTGTGATTCCCTCTCCCGACAAGCAGCTATTCGCATCAGCCACTCGCTCCCCGACCTTCAGACGGAACCCTTGAAACAGGAGTACGTACAGGAACACAAGGATGCTGGCAAGAAG GTGCTGCGCCAAACGACGCTTCCTATTGTACCAGATCGTCACCAAACATTCCAACGTCAACTTTCACACCGACTGGATCTTCCATCCATCCAATTCAGCATCTGCAGTCTAGAGAGAGCGGATTCTTCCATTGGACTTATAAAG CCGGAATTATACAAGAACGAGCTTGTCCGTCAATCTTCTACTGATAGCGGTGAACTTGAATTTTGCGGAAAACTCCACTTCGCTTTGAAGTATGATCAAGAAGTTGAGGCTTTAGTCGTAAAG atattcgAAGCTCGGGACTTGCCAATTAAGGACGTGTCTGGGAGTAGCGATCCTTACATCAAGGTGTTCTTGTTACCAGACCGTAAGAAGAAATTCCAGACCAAAGTGCATCGTAAAAATTTGAATCCCGTGTTCAATGAAACTTTCTTGTTTAG TGTTGCTTATGAAGAACTCCGTCAGCGCTTTTTACAATTCTCCGTATACGATTTTGATCGCTTCAGTCGTCATGACCTGATTGGACACGTGGTGTTGAAGGGACTCCTTGAGTCAGCTGATTTGCATCAAGAGATTGCTTACACTATGAACATATTGGCGCCACCACAg GAGAAAAAGGACCTGGGAGAGTTGATGCTTTCTCTATGTTACTTGCCGACCGCGGGCCGCCTTACTGTCACTGTTATCAAGGGCAGAAATCTGAAGGCAATGGACATTAATGGATCTTCAG ATCCCTACGTCAAAATATGCCTGAACTGTCAAGGGAAAAGGATAAAGAAGAAGAAAACGACTGTCAAGAAAAATACCCTCAGTCCGGTGTATAATGAGGCATTAGTTTTTGATCTACCCGCCGAAAACGTGTATGACGTCACTCTACTTGTCAAGGTCATCGATTACGATCT gATTGGTCCAAACGAGCTAATCGGTTGCACGGCAATCGGTTCTTCACTAATCGGAATCGGACGCGATCATTGGCTGGAGATGTTGGATAACGCCAGGAAGCCTGTAGCACAATGGTATCCTCTAAACAAGAGCCCTCCGACAAATATCAATTTACCAGCTAATGAACAACAGAATACACCACTGAGCTGTTTGAACACAAG atgA
- the LOC116774434 gene encoding synaptotagmin-10-like isoform X2: MLAAMAAVLLAAVGYQCAATWRWIMGRTRRDSEDSNCDSLSRQAAIRISHSLPDLQTEPLKQEYVQEHKDAGKKVLRQTTLPIVPDRHQTFQRQLSHRLDLPSIQFSICSLERADSSIGLIKPELYKNELVRQSSTDSGELEFCGKLHFALKYDQEVEALVVKIFEARDLPIKDVSGSSDPYIKVFLLPDRKKKFQTKVHRKNLNPVFNETFLFSVAYEELRQRFLQFSVYDFDRFSRHDLIGHVVLKGLLESADLHQEIAYTMNILAPPQEKKDLGELMLSLCYLPTAGRLTVTVIKGRNLKAMDINGSSDPYVKICLNCQGKRIKKKKTTVKKNTLSPVYNEALVFDLPAENVYDVTLLVKVIDYDLIGPNELIGCTAIGSSLIGIGRDHWLEMLDNARKPVAQWYPLNKSPPTNINLPANEQQNTPLSCLNTR; this comes from the exons ATGCTAGCAGCAATGGCGGCCGTTCTGTTAGCTGCTGTTGGATACCAATGTGCTGCCACCTGGAGGTGGATTATGGGAAG AACTCGACGTGACTCTGAAGATAGCAATTGTGATTCCCTCTCCCGACAAGCAGCTATTCGCATCAGCCACTCGCTCCCCGACCTTCAGACGGAACCCTTGAAACAGGAGTACGTACAGGAACACAAGGATGCTGGCAAGAAG GTGCTGCGCCAAACGACGCTTCCTATTGTACCAGATCGTCACCAAACATTCCAACGTCAACTTTCACACCGACTGGATCTTCCATCCATCCAATTCAGCATCTGCAGTCTAGAGAGAGCGGATTCTTCCATTGGACTTATAAAG CCGGAATTATACAAGAACGAGCTTGTCCGTCAATCTTCTACTGATAGCGGTGAACTTGAATTTTGCGGAAAACTCCACTTCGCTTTGAAGTATGATCAAGAAGTTGAGGCTTTAGTCGTAAAG atattcgAAGCTCGGGACTTGCCAATTAAGGACGTGTCTGGGAGTAGCGATCCTTACATCAAGGTGTTCTTGTTACCAGACCGTAAGAAGAAATTCCAGACCAAAGTGCATCGTAAAAATTTGAATCCCGTGTTCAATGAAACTTTCTTGTTTAG TGTTGCTTATGAAGAACTCCGTCAGCGCTTTTTACAATTCTCCGTATACGATTTTGATCGCTTCAGTCGTCATGACCTGATTGGACACGTGGTGTTGAAGGGACTCCTTGAGTCAGCTGATTTGCATCAAGAGATTGCTTACACTATGAACATATTGGCGCCACCACAg GAGAAAAAGGACCTGGGAGAGTTGATGCTTTCTCTATGTTACTTGCCGACCGCGGGCCGCCTTACTGTCACTGTTATCAAGGGCAGAAATCTGAAGGCAATGGACATTAATGGATCTTCAG ATCCCTACGTCAAAATATGCCTGAACTGTCAAGGGAAAAGGATAAAGAAGAAGAAAACGACTGTCAAGAAAAATACCCTCAGTCCGGTGTATAATGAGGCATTAGTTTTTGATCTACCCGCCGAAAACGTGTATGACGTCACTCTACTTGTCAAGGTCATCGATTACGATCT gATTGGTCCAAACGAGCTAATCGGTTGCACGGCAATCGGTTCTTCACTAATCGGAATCGGACGCGATCATTGGCTGGAGATGTTGGATAACGCCAGGAAGCCTGTAGCACAATGGTATCCTCTAAACAAGAGCCCTCCGACAAATATCAATTTACCAGCTAATGAACAACAGAATACACCACTGAGCTGTTTGAACACAAG atgA